In Streptomyces sp. P9-A4, a single window of DNA contains:
- a CDS encoding FUSC family protein, translated as MGEAEHGDVPNGRKPDAAAAPAKQSGAHRWLHILGAVVVGIVLPVAVAGIVAGQLGARAVFLGLLLGVVGAKLGGTRRMLYLAPAAGVAVGLGALTAYDWWWVALLAVTGAVVGAGIGFGWLPPLLTLAFAATFAAPTPSGTDALISGIMAALGVGYGIVIAHRFGTAPVIEGDRLPVKVAAVVALVFGAALGAAAALGVALGWTEPYWVPEPIIILALYIVTGKRERIRGKAIGTAAGAAAALPVAILAPSVWVTSAIATVAFIAALTQANRYWLMYGLYTFAVVLALTSPGQVAVEAEHRGFEILAGIAILVIGLAVVHAIGDRLLRHSPQPELATSNQSS; from the coding sequence GTGGGCGAGGCTGAGCACGGGGACGTACCGAACGGCCGGAAGCCGGACGCGGCAGCGGCTCCCGCCAAGCAGTCGGGCGCCCATCGGTGGCTGCACATTCTCGGCGCTGTCGTAGTGGGGATCGTGCTGCCGGTCGCGGTGGCCGGGATCGTCGCCGGGCAGCTGGGTGCCCGGGCCGTGTTCCTCGGCCTGCTCCTCGGCGTCGTCGGGGCGAAGCTCGGCGGAACCCGCCGCATGCTGTACCTCGCCCCCGCGGCGGGGGTTGCGGTCGGCCTGGGCGCCCTCACCGCCTACGACTGGTGGTGGGTGGCGCTCCTCGCGGTGACCGGCGCCGTGGTGGGGGCCGGGATCGGCTTCGGCTGGCTCCCGCCGCTGCTGACGCTCGCCTTCGCCGCCACGTTCGCGGCACCGACACCGTCCGGCACCGACGCGCTGATCTCCGGGATCATGGCGGCCCTCGGTGTGGGCTACGGCATCGTGATCGCCCACCGCTTCGGCACCGCCCCTGTCATCGAAGGCGACCGCCTGCCCGTCAAGGTGGCCGCCGTGGTGGCGCTCGTGTTCGGCGCCGCCCTCGGTGCCGCGGCCGCACTCGGGGTGGCGCTCGGGTGGACCGAGCCCTACTGGGTGCCGGAGCCGATCATCATCCTCGCGCTGTACATCGTCACAGGAAAACGCGAGCGGATCCGGGGCAAGGCCATCGGCACCGCCGCCGGCGCCGCTGCCGCCCTGCCCGTGGCGATCCTCGCCCCGTCCGTCTGGGTCACCTCGGCCATCGCCACCGTCGCGTTCATCGCCGCTCTCACCCAGGCCAACAGGTACTGGCTCATGTACGGCCTCTACACCTTCGCCGTCGTCCTCGCCCTCACCTCCCCCGGCCAGGTCGCCGTCGAAGCCGAACACCGCGGCTTCGAAATCCTCGCAGGCATCGCCATCCTCGTCATCGGCCTCGCCGTCGTCCACGCCATCGGCGACCGCCTCCTGCGGCACAGCCCACAACCCGAACTCGCCACCAGCAATCAGAGCAGCTAA